One genomic region from Actinocatenispora thailandica encodes:
- a CDS encoding CPBP family intramembrane glutamic endopeptidase — translation MTADPVDAGPDRRTLRAEVLLVLAVSLGQSGVYALVNLIGKLTASKALADQSATLNASQAPGRPWLDLTYQLLGIAFAVVPALLAMHLLGRSGRPASRTIGLDLRRPAFDLTSGAGVALAIGIPGLGLYFAARALGLAANVVPSALPSVWWAIPVLILSAIQNAVLEEVVVLGYLVTRLRELGWRLPAVVLTSALLRGSYHLYQGFGGFVGNAIMGVLFALFFLRVRRVAPLVVAHSLLDIGAFVGYALLHDHVSWL, via the coding sequence GTGACCGCCGACCCGGTCGACGCCGGACCGGACCGGCGCACGCTGCGCGCCGAGGTGCTGCTGGTGCTCGCCGTGTCGCTCGGCCAGTCCGGGGTGTACGCGCTGGTCAACCTGATCGGCAAGCTCACCGCGAGCAAGGCGCTGGCCGACCAGAGCGCCACCCTCAACGCCTCCCAGGCGCCGGGTCGGCCGTGGCTGGACCTGACGTACCAGCTGCTCGGCATCGCGTTCGCGGTGGTCCCGGCGCTGCTCGCGATGCACCTGCTCGGCCGCTCCGGGCGGCCCGCCAGCCGCACCATCGGCCTCGACCTGCGCCGCCCGGCGTTCGACCTGACCTCCGGTGCCGGCGTCGCGCTCGCGATCGGCATCCCCGGCCTCGGCCTGTACTTCGCCGCCCGCGCCCTCGGCCTCGCCGCCAACGTCGTACCGTCCGCGCTGCCGTCGGTGTGGTGGGCGATCCCGGTACTGATCCTGTCCGCGATCCAGAACGCGGTGCTCGAAGAGGTCGTGGTCCTCGGCTACCTGGTCACCCGGCTGCGCGAACTCGGCTGGCGGTTGCCGGCCGTGGTGCTCACCAGCGCGCTGCTCCGCGGCTCGTACCACCTCTACCAGGGGTTCGGCGGTTTCGTCGGCAACGCGATCATGGGCGTCCTGTTCGCCCTGTTCTTCCTCCGGGTACGCCGGGTCGCCCCGCTCGTGGTCGCGCACAGCCTGCTCGACATCGGCGCTTTCGTCGGGTACGCCCTGCTGCACGACCACGTCTCCTGGTTGTGA
- a CDS encoding TetR/AcrR family transcriptional regulator: protein MTDEGTRSRRERPAKPALTRGGIVATAVRLMRAEGLARVTMRRLAQELDTGPASLYVYLRNTAELHAAVLDELLGELAPTRAGGWDERLVGLLTDYTALLFAQPSLARAALSARPSGPHYLRLVDTVLALLVEGGVPGPQAAWGVDVLLQFGTATAAEQSDRDISDEADREWDALTAALHGASAEEYPQLAAWGPALLAGTPEGRLRWGFRVLIHGIADIPLPE, encoded by the coding sequence ATGACGGACGAGGGAACGCGGAGCCGGCGGGAGCGCCCGGCCAAGCCGGCACTGACCCGCGGCGGCATCGTGGCGACGGCGGTGCGGCTGATGCGGGCGGAGGGGCTGGCCCGGGTGACGATGCGGCGGCTGGCGCAGGAGCTCGACACCGGCCCCGCCTCGCTCTACGTGTACCTGCGGAACACCGCCGAGCTGCACGCCGCGGTGCTGGACGAGCTGCTCGGCGAGCTGGCGCCGACGCGCGCCGGCGGGTGGGACGAGCGGCTGGTCGGGCTGCTCACCGACTACACGGCGCTGCTGTTCGCGCAGCCGAGCCTGGCGCGTGCGGCGCTGTCCGCGCGGCCGAGCGGGCCGCACTACCTGCGGCTGGTCGACACGGTGCTCGCGCTGCTGGTCGAGGGCGGGGTGCCGGGCCCGCAGGCGGCCTGGGGGGTCGACGTGCTGCTGCAGTTCGGCACCGCGACGGCGGCCGAGCAGAGCGACCGGGACATCTCGGACGAGGCGGACCGGGAGTGGGACGCCCTGACCGCGGCGCTGCACGGCGCGTCCGCCGAGGAGTACCCGCAGCTCGCCGCCTGGGGGCCGGCGCTGCTGGCGGGTACCCCGGAGGGCCGGCTGCGGTGGGGCTTCCGGGTGCTGATCCACGGCATCGCAGACATCCCGCTGCCGGAGTGA